Proteins encoded within one genomic window of Couchioplanes caeruleus:
- a CDS encoding DUF3159 domain-containing protein, whose product MAEPESLAEVLGGRRAALDATVPPVVFVGGWLAGGRSIWVGAGAALVAALVVAGMRLRQGDRPRAVLVGLLGVCVAALVALRTGRAEDFFLLQIVSNAASALLWAVSIVIRWPLLGLVVGAVLGQKTRWRRDPDLLRAYGRGSWIWVLQYVVRLAVFVPLWAAHAVVALGVARAVLTWPLVAACLAVSWWVIRRSLPGDHPGLRHPRTGEPATATVADREAPGGSAPAGADHLG is encoded by the coding sequence GTGGCGGAACCGGAGTCGCTGGCCGAGGTGCTGGGCGGGCGCCGGGCCGCCCTCGACGCGACCGTGCCGCCCGTCGTGTTCGTCGGTGGCTGGCTGGCCGGGGGACGCTCGATCTGGGTCGGTGCGGGGGCCGCTCTGGTGGCTGCCCTGGTCGTCGCCGGGATGCGGCTGCGGCAGGGCGACCGTCCGCGGGCCGTGCTCGTCGGGTTGCTCGGCGTGTGCGTCGCGGCGCTGGTCGCCTTGCGGACCGGACGGGCCGAGGATTTCTTCCTGCTGCAGATCGTCAGCAATGCCGCGAGCGCTTTGCTGTGGGCGGTCAGCATCGTGATCCGGTGGCCGCTGCTGGGTCTGGTCGTCGGGGCGGTGCTCGGGCAGAAGACGCGGTGGCGGCGCGATCCTGACCTGCTCCGGGCGTACGGACGCGGCAGTTGGATCTGGGTCTTGCAGTATGTCGTGCGGCTAGCGGTCTTCGTGCCGCTGTGGGCCGCCCATGCCGTGGTGGCGCTCGGGGTCGCGCGGGCCGTGCTGACCTGGCCGCTGGTCGCCGCGTGTCTGGCGGTGAGCTGGTGGGTGATCCGGCGCAGCCTGCCCGGCGACCATCCGGGGCTGCGGCATCCGCGGACCGGCGAACCCGCGACCGCCACCGTTGCGGACCGGGAAGCGCCGGGCGGGTCAGCTCCGGCCGGTGCTGACCATCTCGGGTGA
- a CDS encoding response regulator transcription factor, translating into MSTILLVEDDPDIRHLVSHKLGKGGLDVVAVADGVSALRAVRAQPPDLVLLDVRMPCMSGIEVCRELRAGPLTADVPIIMLTARSRPQDLEQGYAAGATDYVVKPFSPRELLERVEAALARVAR; encoded by the coding sequence ATGAGCACCATTCTCCTCGTCGAGGACGACCCGGACATCCGGCATCTGGTGTCGCACAAACTCGGAAAAGGGGGCTTGGACGTCGTCGCCGTGGCCGACGGGGTCTCCGCGCTCCGCGCGGTCCGGGCGCAGCCGCCGGACCTGGTCCTGCTCGACGTCCGCATGCCGTGCATGTCGGGCATCGAGGTCTGCCGCGAGCTGCGCGCCGGGCCGCTGACCGCCGACGTACCGATCATCATGCTGACCGCCCGCTCGCGGCCCCAGGACCTCGAGCAGGGGTACGCGGCCGGCGCCACCGACTATGTCGTGAAGCCGTTCAGCCCGCGGGAACTGCTGGAACGCGTGGAGGCCGCGCTCGCGCGGGTGGCCCGGTGA
- a CDS encoding YciI family protein, translated as MFVVTLTYRTDLTQIDEALQDHVAWLDQQYADGVFIASGPRVPRVGGVILARNLSREDLERRLATDPFHQRGLADYAVTEFVPARTAEGFAHLK; from the coding sequence ATGTTCGTGGTGACACTGACCTACCGCACCGACCTCACCCAGATCGACGAAGCGCTTCAAGATCACGTCGCCTGGCTGGATCAGCAGTATGCGGACGGGGTGTTCATCGCCTCCGGCCCTCGGGTGCCCCGGGTCGGCGGCGTGATCCTGGCCCGGAACCTCTCCCGGGAAGACCTCGAGCGCAGGCTCGCGACGGATCCTTTCCACCAGCGCGGCCTCGCCGACTATGCGGTGACGGAGTTCGTTCCCGCCCGCACGGCCGAAGGGTTCGCACATCTGAAGTAG
- a CDS encoding phosphatase PAP2 family protein, producing MRLGLRLTTASALAIGVLVPFALLAALVAGGWAPLHEADAGLTDTLHRWALEHPGWTGATAWWTTVFAPFPLRFAALFLVIWLLRRHARQTALWVVTTMAVGGLLGALLKLLFGRHRPDLLDPVARATGFSFPSGHALNATLAAGVFVLVLLPVVRHRRLLWAGAILVAALTGISRIILGVHYASDVIAGWLLGVALLAATTMAFTRRGLGSIVDRGLTPDDAEQRPETSKHRSVDQGLASHTPQRPETSKRSSVDQGLASPTPQRAETSMLGSPVRPEPACSDGGPRSREDLRPRGGPSGSGR from the coding sequence ATGAGACTCGGCCTCCGGCTCACCACCGCCTCCGCGCTGGCGATCGGCGTGCTCGTGCCGTTCGCCCTGCTCGCCGCGCTCGTGGCGGGCGGCTGGGCACCGCTGCACGAGGCGGACGCCGGCCTCACCGACACGCTGCACAGGTGGGCGCTGGAACATCCCGGCTGGACCGGCGCCACGGCCTGGTGGACCACCGTCTTCGCCCCCTTTCCCCTCCGGTTCGCCGCCCTGTTCCTGGTGATCTGGCTCCTCCGCCGGCATGCCCGGCAGACGGCGCTCTGGGTGGTGACCACCATGGCGGTCGGCGGCCTGCTCGGGGCCCTGCTGAAACTGCTCTTCGGCCGGCATCGTCCCGACCTGCTCGACCCGGTCGCACGGGCGACCGGTTTCTCGTTCCCCTCCGGCCACGCCCTCAACGCGACCCTCGCCGCCGGGGTCTTCGTTCTGGTCCTGCTCCCGGTGGTACGCCACCGCCGCCTGCTCTGGGCCGGCGCCATCCTGGTGGCGGCCCTGACCGGGATCAGCCGGATCATCCTCGGCGTGCACTACGCCAGCGACGTCATCGCCGGCTGGCTCCTCGGCGTAGCACTCCTGGCCGCAACGACGATGGCCTTCACCCGTCGCGGCCTCGGGTCCATCGTGGACCGGGGACTCACCCCCGACGACGCAGAGCAGAGGCCCGAGACGTCGAAGCACAGGTCGGTGGACCAGGGACTCGCTTCCCACACGCCGCAGAGGCCCGAGACGTCGAAGCGCAGCTCGGTGGACCAGGGACTCGCTTCTCCCACGCCGCAGAGGGCCGAGACGTCGATGCTCGGGTCGCCGGTCCGCCCAGAGCCCGCGTGCTCCGACGGCGGGCCGCGGAGCCGAGAAGACCTGCGGCCGCGCGGTGGCCCGAGCGGAAGCGGAAGGTAG